In Caloramator sp. E03, the sequence TATTATTTATAGTACAAAAATTTTTACTATAAGAAGGGAACCCTATGAACGAAATACAAATACAATATTTTATGGAATTATGCAAAACTTTAAGTTTTACAAAGGCTGCTCAAAATTTATATGTTTCACAGCCCGCTATTAGCAAACAAATAATATCATTGGAAAAAGAATTGGGATTTCAATTATTCGAAAGAAGCAATAAAAGTGTATCCCTTACCCCTGTTGGAAAATTATTTTATGAATTTTTTCAAAGAACAATAATCGACTATGAAAAAACAATAAAAAATGCCCAAAAAATAATTAATGAAAAAAATACATATATAGTGATAGGTTTTTTAGAAGGTTGGGATATGTCAAAATATCTACCTTATATTACAAAAGCACTTTTCTCAAGTTATCCAAATATCTCTATTGAATTTGTCAGCTATAACTATAAAGATTTAAGTAGTAAATTAGAAAATAAAGAAATTGATTTAGCAATCAGCCTTTCACCTAATTTTGAGGATTTACCAAATATAAAGATTAAAGAGATAACGACCATACCGAGCTTGTTGTTTTTTTCATCATTTCATCCTTTAGCAAACAAAATAAATCTTTCATTTAATGACTTTAAAGACGAAACTTTTTTCGTCTTTTCTGATAAATCAAAAATAACTTCAAGGGATATAGTAATTAAAATATGCAATAGCTATGGATTTACTCCAAAAATCTCAGTTGTACCAAATATTGAATCGATGATTCTAAATGTTAAAAATGGTTTAGGCGTTGCTATATTTGATGACTGGATACAATACAAGCATAATCCTGTACTAAAATATATACAGACAAATCATAAGCATAAAATAATTGCTGCATGGAATAAAGCTAATGAAAATAATATTATTGATTCTTTCATTAAAGAACTTGTATCCATTTTAAATGAATAAGAAGAGACGGTTACTAAATCTTTCTATGAAACAAAAGCAATTACAAAAACTATTAGTAACCGTCTTATTTAATATTCATCTTTTATCAATAAACAGGTGTACACATATATATATATTTTTCAATGTTTCCCATTGCAGCATTCATTAAATATTCTCTAATTTTTAATGATACCTCTCCTGGTTTCCCATTTCCTACAATCCTTCTATCTACTTCAATAACTGGTGCAACCTCCATAGCTGTACCAGTAAAAAAGACCTCATCTGCAGCATAAAGCTCTGTCCTTGAAATACTTCTTTCCACAACTTCTATGTTCAAATCATTCTTTGCAATTTTCATAACCATATCCCTTGTAATGCCTTCAAGTATATTATCTGACGCTGGAGGGGTTATAAGTTTACCATTCTTATATATGAATATATTTTCTCCTGGGCCTTCACAAACCTTTCCATCCTCAGTTAAAAATATAGCTTCATCATAACCATTTAAAGCTGCTTCTAAAGATGCAAGGGCTGAATTTAAATATCCTCCTGTTGGTTTAGTTCTTGCAGGAATCATATTGTCAGATATTCTTCGCCATGAGGATATACAAACTCTAAAAGCTTCTTTCTCAATAAACCTCTCTAAAGGTTGGCAATATATTAAAAAGCTATTATCATCATCATAAAGAGAAGGAGATAGATTTTCTGAACTTTTATATGCAACAGGCCTTATGTATACAGTGGTTTTAAAATTGTTCCTCTTTAAAAGTTCAACAGTAGCATTACAAAGCTGATCAATAGTAAATGGAATATTGATATTAAGAGCTTTGCATGACTGCAAAAGCCTTTCATAATGCTCTTTTAGCCTAAAAACATAAAGCTGCTTTTTCTCCTCATTCCAATATGCTCTAATACCCTCAAAGCATCCTAATCCATAATTAAAAGCTTTACTTCTTATACTTATTTTTATACTGTCTTCCTTTACAAACTCCCCTTGATAAAACGCTAAATACTCACTCATTTTCAAATCCTCCTTTTATTTATTATAAAAAAATCCTTCGTCCCTATAGATAATATTATCTATAGGGACGAAGGATATATTCTCCGTGGTACCACCCTAATTTGCATATAAAATATGCCTCATTATATCAGGTCGTATATAATACTGCTAATACAATATTATATTTCAACCATATAGCCCTGTATCGGAGGCATCCGCCCAAACCTACTTGCTTAACAACTTTCAGTTGGAAGCTCCGGAGTGATTATTACATGTCACTAAACATCAGCTCGCACCAACCGCTGACTCTCTTAAGTTTATACTCGACATCTTTCTCTCCATCAAAGCCGTTAAATGTAATTTTAACTTTTCTAAAAATTATATTACCATAAAATTCATTTGTCAATGCTTTTTGTAAATTTTTAAAAAATTTTTGTATAAAAATTCAATAATTTATAATCTAAGTACATTACTTATAAATCAGTAAAAATATAAAAAATTAATTTAAAAGTGGGTATAATATTAATAGTTTAAAAGCAAAGCAAACGATAACAGTCTTCATTTTTTAAGGTATTGATTTTTTTGTCGATATATTATAAACTAAAAAATTAGTGAGTAATTATTTAAATCAAATTTTGCTCATTATATAAGCATCCTTTTTATGTTAAGAACTTACTTAAAAATGCTATAAATGGGATGCTTTTGTTTTGTATTTTGTTTATAACCTCCGCCAAAAGTTAAAATTATCATGTCCATTTGACTAATCATTAATGCTTACAATTCTGAGGGTTATTGTCCAAAATCTTTAGTGCAAAATCTACAAAATTATTACTGCCAAGTCCAAATAAAATAATAAATGGAGGTATAATATGAGCCAAATTTTATCAAATTTTATTAACACAATTAACACTCTACTCTGGTCTTATGTAATAATTGCTTTATTAATTGTAGCTGGGCTTTACTTTTCATTAAAAACTAAGTTTGTACAGCTAAGATACTTCAAGGAGATGTTTAAACTTTTAACAGAAGGCACAGGTAGTGCAAAAGGAACAAGCCATGTATCATCTTTTCAAGCGTTTTGTATAAGCACAGCATCACGTGTTGGAACAGGAAACCTTGCTGGAGTTGCAACAGCTATTACTATTGGCGGACCAGGGGCAGTATTTTGGATGTGGGTTATAGCACTAATTGGTGGGGCATCAAGCTTTGTAGAGAGTACATTAGCTCAAGTTTATAAAGTAAAGGATGGGGAAAACTATCGTGGAGGACCTGCATATTATATGGAAAGGGCTCTTGGAAAAAGGTGGATGGGAATATTATTCTCAATACTGATTACTATATGTTTTGGCCTTGTATTTAATTCAGTTCAAGCAAACACGATATCACAAGCCTTTGATAAGGCATTTGGTATTAAAACTTATATAACAGGTTTAGTTATCTCTCTTTTAACAGCATTTATTATATTTGGTGGAGTAAAGAGAATTGCAAAAACAGCTGAAGCAATAGTTCCTGTAATGGCCATAGCTTATGTTGTAGTTGCATTATTTATAGTAATTAAAAATATTACTTTAATTCCTCATGTATTTGAAATGATTTTTAAAAGTGCCTTCGGTATTAAACAAGCAGTAGGTGGAGGAATAGGTGCTGCTATTATGATGGGAATAAAGAGAGGCCTTTTCTCAAATGAAGCTGGTATGGGTAGTGCTCCTAACGCTGCTGCTACAGCCCACACATCTCATCCAGCAAAGCAGGGACTTATTCAAACACTTAGCGTTTTTACAGATACGCTTTTAATATGCAGTGCAACAGCATTTATAATTTTAACTTCAGGCGAATTCGCTAAAAGTGGATTAACTGGTATAAAGCTTACTCAAAGTGCACTGATTTACCATGTTGGGGGATGGGGAGGCATATTTATTGCTGTATGTATTTTCCTGTTTGCTTATAGTTCTGTTATAGGAAATTATTACTATGGAGAAACAAACATTGAATTTATAAATTCAAGTAAAACATATTTAACTATTTACAGGATTTTGGTTGTAGCAATGGTTATGTGGGGTTCAATTGCATCTCTTCAAATAGTTTGGGATTTAGCAGACCTATTTATGGGACTTATGGCTATTCTTAATATAATAGCTATATTGATGCTTGGAAATGTAGCCTTTAAAGTATTGAAAGACTATGAATCTCAAAAACAGCAAGGCCTTAATCCTAAATTTAAAGCAAAGAATATAGAAGGACTTAAAAACGCTGATTGTTGGGAAGAATAATATTTTATATGTTTACCCATTCTTAATTACTTTATAAGAAGGCTTTAAATTGCCTTCTTTTTTTCTCATGTTGTCATTTTGTTGTCATTGGCTTATTTGTTATCAGATTCAAAAAATATTAAAAGCCTTGAAGTTAGATCTTTCAAGGCTTTACATGGTGCGCCGGACAGGATTCGAACCTGCGACCTACTGATTCGTAGTCAGTTACTCTATCCAGCTGAGCTACCAGCGCATATTCACTTAAGTTATTCTAACATAGAAAAGCATAAAATGCAAGTTAGACAAAAGTTTAAAATAATAGCCGCACAATGTGCGGCATTTGGCGGAGAAGGCGAGATTCGAACTCGCGCTAGAGTTACCCCTACTAACGGTTTAGCAAACCGTCCTCTTCGGCCACTTGAGTACTTCTCCACATTAAAATTATATATGGCGGAGAGGGTGGGATTCGAACCCACGGTAGGGTCACCCCTA encodes:
- a CDS encoding LysR family transcriptional regulator; its protein translation is MNEIQIQYFMELCKTLSFTKAAQNLYVSQPAISKQIISLEKELGFQLFERSNKSVSLTPVGKLFYEFFQRTIIDYEKTIKNAQKIINEKNTYIVIGFLEGWDMSKYLPYITKALFSSYPNISIEFVSYNYKDLSSKLENKEIDLAISLSPNFEDLPNIKIKEITTIPSLLFFSSFHPLANKINLSFNDFKDETFFVFSDKSKITSRDIVIKICNSYGFTPKISVVPNIESMILNVKNGLGVAIFDDWIQYKHNPVLKYIQTNHKHKIIAAWNKANENNIIDSFIKELVSILNE
- a CDS encoding branched-chain amino acid transaminase, producing the protein MSEYLAFYQGEFVKEDSIKISIRSKAFNYGLGCFEGIRAYWNEEKKQLYVFRLKEHYERLLQSCKALNINIPFTIDQLCNATVELLKRNNFKTTVYIRPVAYKSSENLSPSLYDDDNSFLIYCQPLERFIEKEAFRVCISSWRRISDNMIPARTKPTGGYLNSALASLEAALNGYDEAIFLTEDGKVCEGPGENIFIYKNGKLITPPASDNILEGITRDMVMKIAKNDLNIEVVERSISRTELYAADEVFFTGTAMEVAPVIEVDRRIVGNGKPGEVSLKIREYLMNAAMGNIEKYIYMCTPVY
- a CDS encoding alanine/glycine:cation symporter family protein; its protein translation is MSQILSNFINTINTLLWSYVIIALLIVAGLYFSLKTKFVQLRYFKEMFKLLTEGTGSAKGTSHVSSFQAFCISTASRVGTGNLAGVATAITIGGPGAVFWMWVIALIGGASSFVESTLAQVYKVKDGENYRGGPAYYMERALGKRWMGILFSILITICFGLVFNSVQANTISQAFDKAFGIKTYITGLVISLLTAFIIFGGVKRIAKTAEAIVPVMAIAYVVVALFIVIKNITLIPHVFEMIFKSAFGIKQAVGGGIGAAIMMGIKRGLFSNEAGMGSAPNAAATAHTSHPAKQGLIQTLSVFTDTLLICSATAFIILTSGEFAKSGLTGIKLTQSALIYHVGGWGGIFIAVCIFLFAYSSVIGNYYYGETNIEFINSSKTYLTIYRILVVAMVMWGSIASLQIVWDLADLFMGLMAILNIIAILMLGNVAFKVLKDYESQKQQGLNPKFKAKNIEGLKNADCWEE